The Glycine soja cultivar W05 chromosome 6, ASM419377v2, whole genome shotgun sequence genome has a window encoding:
- the LOC114415225 gene encoding uncharacterized protein LOC114415225, with protein sequence MACGSKSGKSEISEGGANDSVASVGDVIFVKLRGSSWWPAQVVDENSVNKSVKPSKRTKRLPGDILVRHYGSYTYSYADPIKCRDEFKTILDRNDGSLRKVLLQTLEQDLPSTKSRRSKGSSSKPKGTSSKNAAGKRKSNGEDKEQNKNKHEKQKETSNDDDLSSQSRETSSLGKSPELSSRRVRVMENLGLIAPAGSPFPKRRCT encoded by the exons ATGGCTTGTGGGAGTAAGAGCGGTAAAAGTGAGATCAGTGAAGGAGGTGCAAATGATTCAGTGGCTAGTGTGGGAGATGTGATATTTGTCAAGCTTCGCGGTAGCTCATGGTGGCCTGCACAG GTTGTTGATGAAAATAGTGTTAATAAGAGCGTTAAACCAAGCAAACGGACCAAACGATTGCCAGGAGACATCCTTGTTAGGCATTATGGAAGCTATACATA CTCATATGCAGATCCTATTAAATGTCGCGATGAGTTTAAGACA ATACTTGATCGTAATGATGGTTCTCTCAGGAAAGTACTTCTGCAAACTCTTGAACAG GATCTTCCTAGCACAAAATCCCGTAGATCAAAGGGATCATCATCAAAGCCTAAAG GAACATCAAGCAAAAATGCTGCAGGCAAGAGAAAATCCAATGGGGAAGATAAGGAGCAGAATAAAAACAAGCACGAAAAGCAAAAAGAGACATCAAATGACGATGATTTGTCTAGCCAAAGTCGT GAAACAAGCTCGTTAGGAAAGTCCCCAGAGTTGAGTTCCAGGAGGGTAAGAGTGATGGAAAATCTTGGCCTCATTGCTCCAGCTGGGTCACCATTTCCAAAAAGAAGATGCACATAA
- the LOC114415226 gene encoding AT-hook motif nuclear-localized protein 17-like, whose product MKGEYLEQQQQHPKSETTPPSMFSKLQPQHHPFPHHPFQLSAEEENRVGAATTPSTVQKANSSGGDGATIEVVRRPRGRPPGSKNKPKPPVIITRDPEPAMSPYILEVSGGNDVVEAIAQFSRRKNMGICVLTGSGTVANVTLRQPSTTPGSTVTFHGRFDILSVSATFLPQQSGASPAVPNGFAISLAGPQGQIVGGLVAGGLMAAGTVFVIAASFNNPAYHRLPPEEEGASAGDGHSPQVSGGGDSGHGQAESCGMSMYSCHLPSDVIWAPTARPQPPPPPY is encoded by the coding sequence atgaaaggaGAATACCTAGAGCAACAGCAACAACATCCTAAGAGTGAAACAACACCACCTAGTATGTTCTCAAAGCTTCAACCCCAACACCATCCTTTCCCACACCACCCTTTCCAACTCTCCGCGGAAGAAGAAAACCGTGTTGGCGCCGCCACCACCCCAAGCACCGTTCAGAAAGCAAACTCCTCCGGCGGCGACGGCGCGACTATCGAGGTTGTTCGGCGTCCGAGGGGGCGTCCTCCCGGGTCCAAAAACAAACCCAAGCCACCCGTTATCATAACCCGAGACCCGGAACCCGCTATGAGTCCATACATTTTAGAAGTGTCTGGTGGAAACGACGTCgtggaggccatcgcccagttcaGTCGCCGCAAGAACATGGGAATCTGCGTCCTCACCGGTTCCGGAACCGTCGCTAACGTTACGCTCCGTCAACCTTCTACTACTCCCGGCTCAACCGTTACTTTTCACGGCCGTTTCGATATCCTTTCTGTTTCCGCCACCTTCCTTCCGCAGCAGTCGGGCGCTTCGCCGGCGGTTCCCAACGGCTTCGCCATCTCGCTCGCCGGACCGCAGGGGCAGATCGTCGGAGGACTTGTTGCCGGCGGGCTGATGGCCGCCGGCACGGTATTCGTGATCGCCGCCTCGTTTAACAACCCTGCATACCACAGGTTGCCGCCGGAGGAAGAGGGCGCCTCCGCCGGTGATGGACATTCGCCGCAGGTCTCCGGCGGCGGAGATAGCGGACATGGACAGGCGGAGTCGTGCGGAATGTCCATGTACAGCTGTCACTTGCCCTCTGATGTGATTTGGGCTCCAACGGCTAGACCACaaccaccgccaccaccttaCTGA